In Rosa chinensis cultivar Old Blush chromosome 1, RchiOBHm-V2, whole genome shotgun sequence, a genomic segment contains:
- the LOC112198085 gene encoding gibberellin 20 oxidase 1 codes for MAIECMKTLNHHKEDDQKPLVFDASLLRYQTDIPKQFIWPDDEKPCPNAPELQVPLIDLGDFLSGDPEAAMKASRLVGEACEKHGFFLVVNHGVKDSLIADAHQYMDDFFGLPLSEKQRAQRKAGEHCGYASSFTGRFSSKLPWKETLSFRYTADQSESNVVKNYLCNAMGEDFEEFGRVYQDYSEAMSTLSIGIMELLGMSLGVDRTHFKEFFGDNDSIMRLNYYPPCQKPDQTLGTGPHCDPTSLTILHQDQVGGLQVFVDEEWRSISPNLNAFVVNIGDTFMALSNGRYKSCLHRAVVNSKTPRKSLAFFLCPRDDKVVKPPSGLVDSSYPRIYPDFTWPMLLEFTQKHYRADMMTLQAFTNWLQEQRSS; via the exons ATGGCAATTGAGTGCATGAAAACCCTAAATCACCACAAAGAAGATGACCAAAAGCCACTAGTCTTCGACGCTTCGTTGCTCCGGTACCAAACTGACATACCCAAGCAGTTCATTTGGCCCGACGACGAAAAGCCATGTCCTAACGCACCAGAATTACAAGTCCCACTCATAGACTTGGGCGACTTCCTCTCCGGCGACCCCGAGGCCGCAATGAAAGCTTCGAGGCTCGTTGGAGAAGCCTGCGAAAAGCATGGCTTCTTTCTCGTCGTGAATCACGGCGTTAAAGACAGTCTCATAGCTGATGCACACCAATACATGGACGACTTCTTTGGTTTGCCCCTCTCTGAAAAACAGAGGGCTCAGAGGAAAGCCGGCGAGCACTGCGGCTACGCCAGTAGCTTCACCGGAAGGTTCTCGTCAAAACTCCCCTGGAAAGAAACTCTGTCGTTTCGCTACACCGCGGACCAAAGCGAGTCCAATGTTGTTAAAAATTACCTCTGCAATGCTATGGGAGAAGACTTCGAAGAATTCGG GAGGGTGTACCAAGACTATAGTGAGGCCATGAGCACACTTTCCATAGGGATTATGGAGCTTTTGGGAATGAGTCTCGGCGTGGACAGAACACATTTCAAGGAATTTTTCGGAGACAATGATTCGATAATGAGGTTGAATTACTATCCACCGTGCCAGAAACCAGACCAGACTTTAGGCACCGGACCTCATTGTGATCCGACCTCTTTAACCATTCTTCACCAAGACCAAGTGGGGGGGCTTCAAGTCTTTGTGGACGAAGAATGGCGCTCGATCAGCCCGAATTTGAACGCCTTTGTTGTTAACATTGGTGACACCTTCATG GCTCTTTCAAACGGGAGGTACAAAAGTTGCTTGCACAGAGCAGTAGTGAACAGCAAAACTCCGAGGAAATCACTAGCGTTTTTCTTATGTCCGAGAGATGATAAGGTGGTGAAGCCACCGAGCGGGTTGGTGGATAGTTCGTACCCGAGAATATACCCGGATTTCACATGGCCGATGTTGTTGGAGTTCACACAGAAGCATTACAGAGCTGACATGATGACCCTGCAAGCTTTCACAAACTGGCTTCAAGAACAGAGGAGCAGCTGA